One region of Mus musculus strain C57BL/6J chromosome 15, GRCm38.p6 C57BL/6J genomic DNA includes:
- the Mei1 gene encoding meiosis inhibitor protein 1 isoform X4, with amino-acid sequence MTAADHPAFGRDEEAALLLERTHHRHDPRWLLPVSPHVCMACALELLPEPGVSLVRKKHVVFCFQDALVRHTSLVAQLVAQDQRVCIHFVRVLFGLLNSVEDGSMADLCIEVLVQLTTQPNMEQTIRCLMNECHRELCNLRSMGGSLATTTLLGKLVDTIPGLADELVMEHGNLMEHLLRGLVYPNEGVQASICYLYGKLYSSPTAAEMLSGHFREKLCALFLSTLDSAQTKDLQINCLGLLRQLLKYDLFVSLIMNKSVPVEGAESVERPSRETSLPLVLKKNPESLCSSWVSPMDATFLLSRDEILQVASSHCITAVLVHSPAKHAVAFIHADIPEFLFEHLSSSSEILVWSSYNCLILLAEEPLFFSKCHTVYGIEAVVRSLQGSQQMTNTELHTQGLLLFKEILTRQPEEIRLFTSSALCRDASRALQEAVSSPVLAVAAEALRAISAFLRKDHQSSLPVQYRALRALLEAMLSRCMEFSQTPLNRRSLGHACSRNSEKATLRKGSFLLSTLEGFRNACRLAVEFQGEPSAQENPFTAPSAEKEDTLEAFSEYLLSACDSQCIPMVMRYSEEATHPKLMEVFLSILHSLFVIIPHMKVKFSRKLADSSFIRLTLELKARFCSGQSHSSLNQVCSSFLYYMCLNLLSAPEKTEPLSQEELSAVSEFLQHGLPHISSRTPESLAFLSDRQYVEAATRQRQYCILLLFYLAHIHDDRFVPEAELFVAVQSFLLSLQDQGECPPPVVCKASMYLLAVCGDKDSALAEG; translated from the exons ATGACGGCTGCTGACCATCCCGCGTTTGGGAGAGATGAAGAAGCGGCGCTGCTCCTGGAGAGGACCCATCACCGGCACGATCCGCGCTGGCTGCTGCCCGTGTCCCCTCACGTCTGCATGGCCTGCGCGTTGGAACTGCTGCCGGAGCCCGGAGTGTCG CTGGTGCGCAAGAAACATGTGGTGTTCTGCTTCCAAGATGCCCTGGTGAGGCACACCTCCTTGGTCGCTCAGCTGGTAGCTCAGGACCAGAGAGTCTGCATCCATTTTGTACGCGTGCTTTTCG GACTGTTAAACAGTGTGGAAGATGGGAGTATGGCAGACCTCTGTATTGAAG TCCTTGTCCAGCTCACTACTCAGCCGAATATGGAACAGACCATCCGTTGCCTAATGAATGAGTGCCACAGAGAG CTGTGTAACCTGCGCTCCATGGGAGGCAGCCTGGCCACCACGACTCTCCTGGGCAAGCTGGTGGACACCATTCCTGGTTTGGCGGACGAGCTTGTAATGGAGCACG GCAACTTGATGGAACATCTGTTGAGGGGCTTGGTTTACCCCAATGAGGGGGTACAGGCTTCCATCTGTTACCTCTATGGGAAGCTCTACTCCTCGCCCACGGCCGCTGAGATGCTTTCCGGCCATTTCCGGGAGAAGCTGTGTGCCCTCTTCCTTTCCACCTTGGACAGCGCCCAGACAAAGGACCTACAGATCAACTGCTTGG GTTTACTAAGGCAGCTACTGAAGTACGATCTCTTCGTATCGCTGATCATGAACAAGTCTGTGCCGGTAGAAGGTGCTGAGAGTGTCGAGCGGCCATCGAGAGAGACCTCACTACCTTTGGTGCTCAAAAAG AATCCTGAATCCCTGTGTTCGAGCTGGGTGTCCCCGATGGATGCCACG tttcTCCTGTCCAGAGATGAGATCCTGCAGGTGGCCAGCTCCCACTGTATAACGGCAGTGCTGGTCCATTCCCCGGCGAAGCATGCTGTTGCCTTCATTCACGCTGACATCCCAG AGTTCCTCTTTGAGCATCTTTCGTCCTCCAGCGAAATCCTTGTCTGGTCCAGCTACAACTGCCTGATACTCTTGGCAGAAGAACCGCTCTTCTTTTCAAAGTGTCACACAGTGTATG GGATCGAGGCAGTGGTCAGGAGCCTCCAGGGCAGCCAGCAGATGACCAACACGGAACTGCATACTCAGGGACTGCTGCTCTTCAAAGAAATTCTGACTCG GCAGCCAGAGGAGATCAGGCTGTTCACAAGCTCAGCCCTGTGCAGAGATGCCAGCCGTGCCCTCCAGGAGGCCGTGAGCAGCCCTGTGTTAGCTGTGGCCGCCGAAGCACTGAGGGCCATTTCAGCTTTTCTGAG GAAGGACCATCAGAGCTCTCTGCCCGTGCAGTACAGAGCACTTCGTGCCTTGCTTGAAGCCATGCTGAGCCGATGTATGGAGTTTTCCCAGACCCCTCTGAACAGGAGGTCCCTG GGCCACGCTTGCAGTAGAAACTCGGAGAAGGCCACTCTGAGAAAGGGGAGTTTCCTCCTGAGCACTCTGGAAGGCTTTAGAAATGCCTGCAG GCTGGCTGTGGAATTCCAAGGCGAGCCTTCCGCCCAGGAGAACCCCTTCACAGCTCCCAGTGCAGAGAAGGAAGACACCTTGGAGGCCTTCTCAGAGTATCTTCTCAGTGCCTGTGACTCCCAGTGCATCCCGATGGTGATG AGGTACTCGGAGGAGGCCACGCATCCAAAGCTGATGGAGGTTTTCCTCTCCATTCTACACAGCCTCTTTGTCATCATTCCCCACATGAAGGTGAAGTTCTCCAGGAAGCTTG CTGATTCATCATTCATACGACTGACCCTGGAGCTGAAGGCCAGATTCTGCAGTGGCCAGAG TCACTCGTCCCTAAATCAGGTGTGCTCCAGTTTCCTCTACTACATGTGCCTCAATCTCCTCTCAGCTCCAGAGAAGACAGAACCACTTTCCCAAGAAG AACTCTCTGCAGTGTCTGAGTTCCTACAGCATGGACTGCCCCACATAAGCAGCAGGACCCCAGAAAGCCTTGCCTTCCTGTCAGATCGGCAGTATGTGGAGGCGGCCACGCGCCAGAGACAGTActgcatcctcctcctcttctacctgGCTCACATCCACGATGACAG GTTTGTCCCTGAGGCGGAGCTCTTTGTGGCTGTGCAGAGCTTCCTTTTGTCTCTGCAGGACCAGGGTGAGTGCCCGCCACCAGTGGTCTGCAAAGCCTCCATGTATCTGCTGGCAGTGTGCGGGGACAAGGACAGTGCACTGGCTGAG GGTTGA
- the 4930407I10Rik gene encoding uncharacterized protein C22orf46 homolog: protein MLLPLLGACAVIGPFQGPEWEPVRGLLSQDQSCKDPRCCGNLLVSCLFLIWQIQQYWHQFSRTRKRNVTKVPPQRWTVLSAPQDTFVGMIPEFFTHGKNRGLDVHIQQWMQKRRWGYQKTVRQQWDTQYLLSLQKPCQDLPWDVHTSTEPIFCTSSFSNTCLLPQDSSWEAWQLPWYPRDSQAHPSLAICQRTEQLLDPSHTLVPAEPVSLRYTSTTLAFSLPNFPPAQSPNVCLREFLPSPLNQQLEMSTKECLEHPQGPLGPWSQTKTVGRECSEATLQYLNKRKSRREDAQEIRASRAFCPIDSGVEEEEQAKALGYRDQRQERRDTDGEISVSEWERQTQVRTAVREQTEKLQRKAQREPGEESSSPQSHIGENQEEFRCKTDIATQIPAWVDQEDAVETPTLGKNEKEARGKEEAEVEAQGLETQDWTGSKAAENSQGLKWGTRDQFGGNTGTETEVEEGRNKDQIGSGDGVKIETSGRENPGEFKQQDNEKTQALGWEKQRCIRTENDVQTPAGERGGQSSSENDWKIQASKGENQNLSRQEVELGLKKLREVREEDWVVIQAPCWGSQSLRLIAVKRGPCCRDQSQVRGEYTVDISTLESDQREGGDADAANQVTPEAEEQARSSEPDMETCIVPSQDEEKTEEENGMYALAQGKRNLRGANGTDGAQTQKLGEENQGQLGNESHKMIHGPKRKNQKQVRGNDHINNQTSETGNWAELTSKKGDMTHGTGYEEAEEAEGEDGTEGMRIVRGAGGEEGTETKAAVEESQSPLGDVGTNTHSSELENQKEMGSEDATEARAPEQRNKTEPGNNDIKTQRPESESQGQLAEAGGIGEQAKGESTSGNGAAEKKNWGEGAGEDCRKLQRPRRKDQRLRLGEVDGKTYQLEWKNQENFRDGNDADIQKQGKRNPLCFTGDDGSDTRASVGEDQRQSVCETDEKSQTPGQRNQGKRRDTATEIQDVGVQRKRRAEGSKLSHPSGRGDKGRVGRKDAVRPSPPNDSSGKVGPTRQKCSSAQLASLTSGYGTPGHKQPMAGNGVDSAPGSEEHLSCQGRAAAWKHRREVSERTQKAQPGSQRRQERDKRVDLGKASSPTCQDPYPQSQASSVFPSLLCPQVSQAAPAVPCVPVALKTLHKWPALKKSKHLLLESLMKRRIAHLRWGLPRRILESYLLFHFLESCSLPPAGGRLPGSRTNRERQRHQERHCESQASLLGLESPVGTQSRPVLEKKSSKLCTQVQAVEKRRPTKPEPTGSSIPPKKPRRIRPPGGAREPQIQEEAPKAKIPAPKIPRPAVEPRSWHNPGGVPEFSIENSRSREMVRSGVSHVEEKTSSRAKASSSPGGCNHLKKERVPREASGLPANKYLHPTGGKSGSVRPSEDRKRASSAHTSSLKGSIHSAAARLSMTVWSKMAWSTQLAKPQHSTPFLTPRNPTPLNKVGAPHTDVNCSRFPTALEKDLGPPGVTVSRIESYQEHETPGNSMGTPHNPAISQKFGFMRHLRYFLRQYGLKK, encoded by the exons ATGTTGTTACCACTTCTGGGAGCCTGTGCTGTGATAGGTCCATTCCAGGGCCCTGAATGGGAGCCAGTGAGGGGCCTCCTGTCCCAGGATCAAAGCTGCAAGGATCCCCGGTGCTGTGGCAATCTGCTTGTCTCCTGCCTCTTTCTGATCTGGCAGATCCAACAGTATTGGCACCAGTTCTCCAGGACCAGAAAGAGGAATGTCACCAag GTGCCACCACAGAGATGGACAGTGTTGTCTGCCCCCCAGGACACTTTTGTTGGGATGATTCCTGAATTCTTTACTCATGGAAAAAACAGGGGCCTGGATGTTCACATCCAACAGTGGATGCAGAAGCGGCGATGGGGATACCAGAAGACTGTCAGACAACAGTGGGACACTCAGTATCTGCTGTCTCTGCAGAAGCCATGTCAAGACCTGCCTTGGGATGTCCATACCTCTACTGAGCCCATTTTTTGTACCTCTTCCTTTTCAAACACTTGTCTTCTCCCTCAGGACAGTtcttgggaagcatggcagttaCCCTGGTACCCCAGAGATAGCCAGGCCCACCCATCCCTGGCTATATGCCAAAGAACGGAGCAGCTGCTGGATCCTTCTCATACGTTGGTGCCAGCAGAGCCTGTTAGCCTGAGGTACACCTCCACAACTTTAGCCTTCTCTCTTCCAAACTTCCCTCCAGCTCAGAGTCCAAACGTCTGCCTCAGAGAGTTTCTACCCAGTCCTCTTAACCAACAATTGGAAATGTCCACCAAGGAGTGCTTGGAGCACCCACAAGGTCCCTTAGGACCATGGAGTCAAACCAAGACAGTAGGCAGAGAATGCAGTGAAGCTACTCTGCAATATCTAAACAAGAGAAAGAGCAGGAGGGAAGATGCTCAGGAGATACGAGCATCTAGAGCCTTCTGCCCAATAGACTctggagtggaggaggaggaacaggctAAAGCCCTGGGGTACAGAGACCAGAGGCAAGAAAGAAGGGACACTGATGGCGAGATCTCAGTGTCAGAGTGGGAGAGGCAAACCCAGGTGAGGACTGCAGTGAGAGAACAAACTGAGAAACTACAGAGGAAAGCCCAGAGGGAGCCTGGAGAGGAGAGCTCTTCTCCCCAGTCTCACATAGGAGAGAACCAAGAAGAGTTCAGATGTAAAACTGACATAGCAACTCAGATACCAGCGTGGGTCGACCAGGAGGATGCTGTGGAGACTCCAACACTGGGGAAGAATGAGAAAGAagccagagggaaggaagaggctgAGGTCGAGGCCCAAGGATTGGAAACTCAGGACTGGACGGGAAGTAAGGCTGCTGAGAATTCCCAAGGGCTAAAGTGGGGGACACGAGACCAGTTTGGAGGCAATACTGGTACAGAAACtgaggtggaggaaggaaggaacaaggaTCAGATCGGAAGTGGAGATGGTGTGAAAATCGAGACATCTGGAAGGGAGAATCCAGGAGAATTCAAACAACAGGACAATGAAAAGACCCAGGCCCTGGGGTGGGAGAAACAGAGATGCATTAGAACTGAGAATGACGTCCAGACTCCAGCTGGGGAGCGTGGAGGACAGAGCAGCAGTGAGAACGACTGGAAGATCCAAGCATCTAAGGGAGAGAACCAGAATCTGTCAAGACAGGAAGTTGAACTGGGCTTGAAGAAGCTCAGAGAGGTAAGAGAAGAGGACTGGGTGGTGATCCAGGCGCCATGCTGGGGCAGCCAGAGTCTCAGGCTGATCGCAGTGAAAAGAGGACCATGCTGCAGAGACCAGAGCCAGGTCAGAGGAGAATATACTGTAGACATCTCGACACTGGAAAGTGACCAAAGAGAGGGTGGAGATGCTGATGCAGCAAACCAGGTGACACCCGAGGCAGAGGAGCAGGCTCGATCCAGTGAACCTGACATGGAGACTTGCATAGTACCGAGCCAGGATGAGGAAAAGACTGAAGAGGAAAATGGAATGTATGCTCTGGCACAAGGGAAGAGAAACCTGAGAGGGGCTAACGGCACAGATGGAGCACAGACCCagaaacttggggaagaaaaCCAGGGTCAGTTAGGAAATGAATCCCATAAAATGATTCACGGACCAAAACGGAAGAATCAGAAACAGGTTAGAGGCAACGATCATATAAATAACCAGACATCTGAGACAGGGAACTGGGCGGAGCTAACAAGCAAGAAAGGTGATATGACCCACGGGACAGGGTACGAGGAAGCTGAGGAGGCTGAGGGTGAGGACGGCACAGAAGGAATGAGAATCGTGAGAGGAGCCGGAGGGGAGGAAGGTACAGAGACCAAGGCAGCCGTGGAAGAAAGCCAGAGCCCGTTAGGTGATGTGGGTACAAACACCCATTCATCCGAATTAGAGAACCAGAAGGAGATGGGCAGCGAGGATGCAACAGAAGCTCGGGCCCCGGAGCAGAGAAACAAGACAGAACCCGGAAATAATGACATAAAGACCCAGAGACCTGAGAGCGAGAGCCAGGGACAGCTGGCTGAAGCTGGAGGGATCGGGGAACAGGCTAAAGGCGAGAGCACTTCAGGAAATGGGGCAGCGGAGAAGAAAAACTGGGGAGAGGGTGCAGGAGAGGATTGTAGAAAGCTGCAGCGGCCCAGGAGAAAGGATCAGAGACTAAGGTTAGGTGAAGTTGATGGAAAGACCTACCAGTTAGAGTGGAAGAATCAGGAGAACTTTAGAGATGGGAATGATGCCGACATTCAAAAACAAGGGAAGAGAAACCCACTATGTTTCACGGGAGACGATGGCTCAGACACCCGAGCCTCTGTGGGAGAGGACCAAAGACAGTCTGTGTGTGAAACGGATGAAAAGAGTCAGACACCGGGGCAAAGAAACCAGGGCAAGCGTAGAGACACTGCTACAGAAATCCAGGATGTCGGGGTCCAGAGAAAACGCAGAGCTGAGGGCTCTAAACTGTCTCATCCATCGGGGAGAGGAGACAAGGGCCGGGTTGGCAGGAAGGATGCTGTCAGGCCCAGTCCCCCAAATGACTCTTCTGGGAAAGTGGGGCCCACAAGGCAGAAGTGCAGCTCGGCTCAGCTGGCTTCTCTCACTTCCGGATATGGAACCCCCGGACACAAGCAACCAATGGCTGGAAATGGTGTCGACTCTGCTCCCGGTTCTGAAGAACATCTAAGTTGCCAGGGCAGAGCTGCTGCCTGGAAGCACAGGCGTGAAGTCAGTGAAAGAACCCAGAAGGCCCAACCTGGATCTCAAAGAAGACAAGAAAGGGACAAAAGGGTGGACCTAGGGAAGGCTTCCAGCCCGACCTGTCAGGACCCCTATCCACAGTCTCAGGCAtcctctgtctttccctctctcctctgtccccaAGTCTCTCAAGCTGCCCCAGCTGTACCATGCGTACCAGTAGCTCTCAAAACCCTTCACAAATGGCCAGCTCTCAAGAAGAGCAAGCATCTGCTCCTGGAATCGCTCATGAAGAGGAGGATTGCACATCTGAGGTGGGGCCTCCCTCGACGCATCCTGGAGTCGTACTTGCTTTTTCACTTTTTAGAATCTTGCTCCTTGCCGCCGGCTGGAGGGAGGCTGCCTGGATCACGCACGAACCGGGAACGCCAAAGGCATCAGGAACGACATTGTGAGTCTCAGGCATCCCTGTTAGGTCTTGAGTCTCCAGTCGGGACTCAAAGCCGTCcagttcttgaaaaaaaaagttcgaAACTTTGTACCCAAGTCCAGGCTGTAGAGAAGCGTAGACCAACCAAGCCTGAGCCAACGGGCAGCTCTATTCCACCTAAGAAACCCAGGAGAATAAGACCACCAGGGGGAGCAAGAGAACCACAGATCCAGGAAGAGGCCCCTAAGGCCAAGATCCCTGCTCCCAAGATTCCTAGGCCAGCGGTAGAGCCTAGGAGCTGGCACAACCCAGGAGGAGTCCCAGAGTTTTCCATTGAGAACAGCAGAAGCAGAGAAATGGTTAGGTCTGGAGTCTCCCATGTAGAAGAGAAGACTTCCAGCAGAGCGAAGGCCTCATCTAGTCCAGGAGGCTGCAACCACCTGAAAAAGGAACGCGTACCAAGGGAAGCCTCCGGGCTCCCCGCAAACAAGTATCTGCACCCCACGGGCGGAAAAAGTGGAAGTGTGAGACCCTCAGAGGACAGAAAACGAGCCAGCTCTGCACATACATCCAGCTTGAAAGGGAGTATCCACTCCGCGGCAGCCAGACTGAGCATGACCGTCTGGAGCAAGATGGCTTGGTCGACACAGCTGGCTAAGCCCCAGCACTCAACCCCCTTTCTCACCCCGAGGAATCCTACCCCACTTAACAAAGTGGGGGCTCCACATACAGACGTGAACTGCAGCCGATTCCCCACTGCTTTAGAGAAGGACCTGGGGCCACCAGGAGTAACTGTTTCTAGGATAGAGAGCTACCAGGAACATGAGACCCCTGGAAACTCAATGGGGACACCCCACAATCCAGCCATCTCACAAAAGTTTGGTTTTATGAGGCACTTGAGATATTTTCTCAGACAGTATGGCCTTAAAAAGTAG